From a single Labrenzia sp. PHM005 genomic region:
- a CDS encoding ABC transporter substrate-binding protein, which produces MKQILLAAVAALALGAAPLAAEPVKVGMITTLSGGGAGLGIDVRDGFMLAVKQSGNDNLEVVIEDDQRKPDIAVQLADKLVQSEKVDVLTGIIWSNLAMAVIPSVTAQGKFYLSPNAGPSILAGKGCHPNYFNVAWQNDNLHEAAGAFANVEGYKNSFILAPNYPAGKDALTGYKRLYKGDLAGEIYTKLGQTDYAAELAQIRASGADSVYFFLPGGMGISFLKQYAGSGIDLPVVGPAFSFDQGILQAVGDAALGVRNTSQWSKDINTPVNNAFVESFQAEYGRLPSLYASQGFDTANLLLSAIAKADVKDADAFRAALQDADFKSTRGEFKFGPNNHPIQDIYVREVIKEGDVFTNKIIGKALNSHSDAYWSDCNM; this is translated from the coding sequence ATGAAACAGATTTTGCTCGCGGCCGTTGCCGCGCTGGCACTTGGCGCAGCGCCGCTCGCAGCCGAACCGGTAAAAGTTGGCATGATCACTACTTTGTCCGGCGGTGGTGCCGGCCTTGGCATTGATGTGCGTGACGGCTTCATGCTGGCGGTCAAACAGTCCGGCAACGATAATCTGGAAGTGGTCATCGAGGATGATCAGCGCAAACCGGACATCGCTGTTCAGCTTGCCGACAAACTGGTGCAGTCCGAGAAGGTTGATGTCCTGACCGGCATCATCTGGTCGAACCTTGCTATGGCCGTGATCCCATCTGTAACAGCTCAGGGTAAGTTCTACCTGTCGCCGAACGCTGGCCCATCCATACTGGCGGGTAAGGGCTGTCACCCAAACTATTTCAACGTCGCCTGGCAGAATGACAACCTGCATGAAGCAGCCGGTGCCTTTGCCAATGTCGAAGGCTACAAGAACAGCTTCATTCTCGCACCGAACTATCCGGCCGGGAAAGACGCGCTCACTGGTTACAAACGCCTCTATAAAGGGGACCTTGCTGGCGAGATCTACACCAAGCTAGGCCAGACGGATTATGCCGCTGAGCTGGCACAAATCCGGGCTTCCGGCGCAGACAGCGTCTATTTCTTCCTGCCTGGCGGCATGGGAATTTCCTTCCTGAAGCAATATGCAGGCAGCGGGATTGATCTGCCGGTTGTCGGTCCGGCTTTCTCGTTTGATCAGGGCATTCTGCAGGCCGTTGGCGACGCGGCGCTTGGCGTGCGCAACACCAGCCAGTGGTCCAAGGACATCAACACACCGGTCAACAATGCCTTTGTAGAGAGCTTCCAGGCAGAATACGGCCGTTTGCCGTCGCTCTATGCCTCACAAGGCTTTGACACGGCTAACCTGCTCCTGTCCGCCATCGCAAAAGCCGATGTGAAGGATGCAGACGCGTTCCGGGCCGCTCTTCAGGACGCCGATTTCAAAAGCACACGTGGTGAATTCAAATTCGGTCCCAACAACCATCCGATTCAGGATATCTACGTACGGGAAGTCATCAAAGAGGGTGATGTCTTCACCAACAAGATCATCGGCAAGGCTCTGAACAGCCATTCAGACGCTTATTGGTCCGACTGTAATATGTAA
- a CDS encoding branched-chain amino acid ABC transporter permease — protein sequence MTRETIFNSVTLAALAIVPLWAHFSGEPFTVTLATRAVILALAAVGLNIALGFGGLVSLGHAVFFGIGGYAMGILAHHAQTYTPVMEWPFVIEGTKSMPVIWLVAVVLSSIAAFFIGLLSLRTSGVYFIMITLAFGQMFFFFAISWSAYGGEDGLSIYVRNGFPGLNTLVPIQFYGLCFVILAAVLFFSAKLQRSPFGLALNAARQVPDRVETVGLNPMRLRLVAFVLSGAITGLAGALFADLNRFVSPTMFSWQMSGEIIIFIILGGVARLYGPVVGAVIFVALEHILGDLSDFWHIYLGILLLLVVLFARGGIIGMLVGREVAHD from the coding sequence ATGACCCGGGAAACAATCTTCAATTCCGTGACGCTCGCCGCTCTGGCAATTGTGCCGCTCTGGGCGCATTTCTCCGGCGAACCGTTCACCGTGACACTGGCAACCCGTGCCGTCATCCTGGCGCTGGCGGCCGTTGGGCTCAACATTGCGCTTGGTTTTGGCGGTCTTGTCAGTCTTGGCCATGCGGTGTTCTTCGGCATCGGCGGCTACGCCATGGGCATCCTCGCGCATCATGCGCAGACCTATACGCCGGTGATGGAATGGCCGTTTGTCATTGAGGGCACAAAGTCCATGCCGGTGATCTGGCTGGTGGCGGTGGTGCTCTCGTCAATCGCCGCGTTTTTCATCGGCCTATTGTCGCTCAGAACGTCCGGTGTTTATTTCATCATGATCACGCTGGCTTTTGGGCAGATGTTTTTCTTCTTTGCCATCAGCTGGAGTGCATATGGCGGCGAGGATGGTCTGTCGATCTATGTCCGCAACGGCTTTCCGGGTTTGAATACGCTGGTGCCGATCCAGTTCTACGGGCTGTGTTTTGTGATCCTGGCCGCGGTGCTGTTCTTTTCTGCAAAATTGCAGCGCTCGCCCTTTGGCTTGGCGCTCAACGCGGCGCGGCAGGTGCCGGACCGGGTTGAAACCGTTGGGCTCAATCCAATGCGTTTGCGGCTGGTGGCCTTTGTGCTCTCTGGCGCAATCACAGGACTGGCGGGAGCGCTCTTTGCCGACCTCAACCGCTTTGTCAGCCCAACGATGTTCTCCTGGCAGATGTCTGGCGAGATCATCATCTTCATCATTCTGGGAGGCGTGGCCCGGCTCTATGGCCCGGTTGTTGGCGCGGTGATCTTTGTGGCACTAGAGCATATCCTCGGCGATCTCTCCGACTTCTGGCACATCTATCTCGGAATCCTTCTGCTGCTGGTGGTTCTGTTCGCCCGCGGAGGCATCATAGGCATGCTCGTTGGCCGGGAGGTGGCTCATGACTGA
- a CDS encoding branched-chain amino acid ABC transporter permease, which produces MTFILLIEQILNGLQFGIMLFLMAAGLTLIFGVMGLINLAHGSLYMVGAFCAAAVAGATGSFFFGLIAALAGAALAGALVELVVIRRLYAKDHLDQVLATFALILIFSEGTRWVFGSFPLFLDIPPALAGPVTLPGGIEYPLYRLALIIVGLLVAAGLFLLISRTRLGIQIRAGENDREMIAALGVDIAKLYTIVFALGAALAGLAGALVGAIQSVQVGMGEPVLILAFVVIVIGGIGSIKGALIGAILVGLTDTLGGIFLPELMKLFVSPAAATSIGSSIASMAIYILMAAVLVLRPTGLFGARA; this is translated from the coding sequence ATGACTTTTATTTTGCTCATCGAGCAGATTTTGAACGGCCTTCAATTCGGGATCATGTTGTTCCTGATGGCCGCGGGTCTGACGCTGATATTCGGGGTGATGGGGCTGATCAACTTGGCCCATGGGTCGCTCTATATGGTTGGAGCGTTCTGCGCAGCCGCTGTTGCCGGCGCGACCGGATCGTTCTTCTTTGGATTGATCGCAGCCTTGGCCGGTGCGGCTCTTGCCGGCGCCTTGGTCGAACTTGTTGTCATCCGGAGGCTTTATGCCAAGGATCACCTGGATCAAGTGCTGGCGACATTTGCCCTGATCCTGATCTTTTCCGAAGGCACAAGATGGGTGTTCGGATCCTTCCCGCTCTTTCTTGACATTCCGCCAGCGCTGGCCGGGCCGGTGACCTTGCCAGGCGGCATTGAATACCCGCTCTACCGTTTGGCGTTGATCATTGTCGGACTTCTGGTGGCAGCGGGCCTGTTCCTCCTGATTTCCCGCACTCGGCTGGGTATCCAAATCCGCGCCGGGGAAAACGACCGTGAAATGATCGCGGCGCTCGGTGTCGACATTGCCAAGCTCTACACCATCGTCTTTGCGCTTGGGGCTGCTTTGGCCGGTTTGGCTGGGGCGCTTGTTGGGGCAATCCAGTCTGTTCAAGTCGGCATGGGCGAACCTGTTCTGATCCTTGCCTTCGTTGTCATCGTCATTGGCGGTATCGGGTCGATCAAGGGAGCGCTCATTGGCGCAATCCTGGTTGGCCTCACCGACACCCTTGGCGGCATCTTCCTGCCGGAACTCATGAAACTCTTCGTCAGCCCGGCCGCCGCGACGTCGATCGGATCTTCAATTGCGTCCATGGCTATTTACATCCTTATGGCCGCAGTCCTTGTGCTGCGCCCGACGGGCCTGTTCGGAGCGCGCGCATGA